The Flavobacterium sp. 102 genomic interval TTATTTATGGTGATATCGACTTTTTCTCTCAGTGCCATACCCAATTGTATAGCGCTTTCTTTTACAAATGGCGCTTGAAAGTCTTTTTTAAATTCGTGCGTTAAACCAACGGCTTCAAATTCGGACACCATAGAATCATATCGTGCAGAGGTTTGATGCGCTTTTTGATAAATAGCTTCATTGATATGATTTAAAGTGTAAAAGCCTGTACCGATAATATTTCTTAAAGAATCTCGCTCCGGCGGACTTGGTCTGAAAATCAAAGCCACAAGCGGCGGATTAGCGCCGAGGTGAAAAACAGAACTGAAAATGGCTAAATTTAAATTGCCTGATTCAGATTTGGTTCCAACCAGTGCAACACTTTTAAATCCACCCAAACTATTGATAAGATGAACCCGAACTTGCTTGTCTAAAAGTTTTATATCTGTTGCGTCCAAACAAGTATTTTTCATCTTCGTTTTGAAATTTTATTGTTCGATATGGCTCGTTGTAAGTTGCATTTAAAACGATCTATTCCGTCAACACGTTTGGCTAAATGTTTGGTTTTGCAGTTTTCAACGCGTTCGCGCCACAATTTGTAACTGCTGAACTTTAACTCTTTTTTCATCAAAGCTTTTACATCAGCTTCCGACAAATTAAATTGGAATTTTATGGCATCAAAAGGAGTTCGATCTTCCCAGGCCATTTCGATAATTCGATCTGTGTCAATTTCAGATAAACCACTTTTTTCTTGTTTTGCAAACACCATACCATTATTGTTTAACGTTTAATAAATAAAGTTAAACAAAAGTATTGATTTTAAAATTAATAAAAGATGAATTGATAAGAAGATTATGAAATTGATAACACTCCAAATCATACAATCCTTGCATCTGAAGAAACAAGGATTAAGAAATAATAGTGGAATTTGTCCTAAAGAGGTTTACTTTTTCGAACCTGTAGTAATATCATCAATTTTGATTACTTTTTTTAAATTCTCACACAAAGGACTTTCCAATAATCTGATTTGGGTTGCCACTAATTTGGAGACTTCAGTTGCGCCTAACAAAGAATAATGAGTGTTGTCTGTTTTTCCTTCGGGATAGTAAGCCACTTCACCGGGTTTAAAATGCAGGTGCAATTCTTTAGATTTTTCAGGACCATAAGCGATTTCTAACATTTCGGTATGGAATTCTAGTTTCTTGGGTTTATTCAATGTGTGTGGAAATTAAAAGGGTATTATATATTTAGGAAAATAAATAAACAATGATTGTCAATTAAACTAAAAACGAGGAAAAAAAACAACATCCTAATAATAAGAACACAATTAGATTTTTTGGTTTTTAACTTCTTAATAGTCAACAAAAAAAGTGTATTGATGAAGCACAAACCATCAAATTCATCGAATCACATTGTATGTGAAATTGGTAATTCAATTTCATCTGTGCTAAAAACAATTCTTAAGATAAATTTTGTTGAAGATATATTCAAAAAAAGTATCTTTGGTTTTCTAAAATATATGCTATATGAAATCAAATCTAGTTTTTAGTTCACTTCTAGTAGTTTCCCTAGTGCTTGTCTCTTGTAAAAAAGAGGATGAAGCTACTGCAACAGCAGATGAAACTCCGAAAGAAATAATAATGCCGAGAGTGCAATCCATTCCAATGCAAACTACTACACAGCAACAAACAACCCAAAATGCAGTTCCTGTTCAAAACCAACCAATGACAGCTAATCAAACCATTACACCAAGCCAAATTGTGACTACAAAAAAAGGGATGAATCCGCAACACGGACAACCTGGGCATCGTTGTGACATTGCAGTTGGAGCACCTTTAAATTCTCCTCCGGGGAACGCCAATCAACCAAAAGCTGGAAGTGCAATTACCCAAAAAATAGATCCTAGTAAATTTACAACGCAAACACAAACTTCTCAACCAACTACAACACCGGCAATTTTGAGTCCGAATGGAACGGCTACTACCACAACAGCTCCGGGAATGAATCCTCCTCACGGACAAGAAGGACATCAATGTGGTATTGCTGTTGGCGCACCTTTACCTAAATAATAAAAAAAGCAATTCATAAAAAAATCCCATCTCTATTAAAAGATGGGATTTTTTATTTTAAAACCAATTGGGCTTACTCTAATGCAAAAGTTACAGTAACATTAGTATTGATTTCCAATTCACCAATAGCTAAGGTTTCTCTTGGCATAGCATCTGTAGCCATTGCCATCATACCGCCTTTGTACATTGGTTGTGGTACATAAACACTTGAATTATCCGTAATCAATAACGCTTTGCCAACTTTTTGTCCTAAAACCGAAACATAATCAGCAGCTTTTTGTTTGGCATTCAGCATTGCTTTCTTTCTGGCTTCTCTTTCATGGTCTTCCATTTTAGAAGACTTGAATTCAACTCCATCTATCGAATTCACTCCTGCATCATTCAATCCCATCATCACTTCATCATATTTTGATAAATCTTTGAGGGTAATGCTTAGCGATTGATTGGCTTGAAAATTGTATTTTTTCTTTTCGTAATCGTAACTTTTCCCTAAGCTAACGTTGTTCGTTTTATAATCTGTAGCAGGAATACCGCTTTTCTTTAAAAATTTGATCACTTTATCTACTACCTCATCATTCAGCGTTTTCACTTCTTTGGCATCTTTACCAGAATTTTGAAAACCTACTGTTACCACCGCTTGATCTGGGATAATTTTTATTTTCCCTTCTCCGGTTACGGAAATTTGTGGCACTTGGGCTTTTTGTTCTTGCGCATTAGAAATACCTGCGACTACTAAGGCTAAAATTAAGATTGCTTTTTTACTCATAAGATTAAAATTGTTTTTCTGGTATTCGTGAATCTTCGATTTCATAATATTTTTGTTTTAATTGTATTTGTCCGATTTCAAAAGTTGTGCCAATTATAATTATAATTTTCCCATTTTAGCCAGGATAAATAAAATGACAATGGGAATGGCTAATAATACCACTTCATAAGTACTTTCTTGAAATAATCTTGGAGCTTCTATTAGAGTAATGGCATAACCACCAATAGCACCACCAAAATGCGCCGTATGACCTATATTGTCTCGCTTTGCTTTCATTCCGTAAATAGATCCCAGCAAATAGATAAAACCAAAAATATAGCCCGGAATAAATCCATAGATGTACATATTTGGTTGTAACAATATGGCCGAATAAATAATCCCTGTCACTGCTCCCGAAGCGCCAACTGCTCTATAATTATATTCATTTCCATGAAAAACCATGGTTAACAAACTGCCGAAAATCAAACTTCCTGCATAAATTAAAAGAAAAGTAAAATTACCGAGTTCTCCATAAACAATCGGAGCAAAGAAATACAAGGTAAGCATATTGAAAGCCAAATGCATTTCGTCAACATGAAGAAAACCGGAAGTTAGCATTCTTATTTGCTCTCCGGCTCGAATACTGCCCACATGAAATTCGAATTTTCTGAAAAATAACTGATTATTAAACCCTTTTATACTTATAAGAACATTAGCCAAAATAATCCCTAATAAAAATATGTTGAGCATGTTTGAAATATTTCTGTAAAAATAATAATACTTCTTTAGGTTTTGTTAATGTTATCCGTTTAAAATCACTTTTAACTTTATATTTGCATAAAATTTACCAGCATGCAATTTATTGTCTTTATTCTTCTTTATCCTTTACTTTGGTTGATCTCTATATTACCTTTCAGATTATTATATATTGTCTCCGATGCTGTTTACGTTTTGGTCTATTATGTTATCCGATATAGAAGAAAAATTGTTAGACAAAATATAACTTTAGCTCTACCACATTTGTCTAAAAAAGAACAATTAGCGGTCGAAAAAGAATCCTATCGTCACCTGTGCGACATGTTCTTGGAAATGATAAAAACAATGACCATTTCAGAGAAAGAAATGGACAAGCGATTCACTTTTACCAATTTAGAATTGTATCAAGAATTAGAAAAAGAACAAAAAAGCATAGCCTTAATGTGTGCTCATTATGCCAGTTACGAATGGGTGGTTTCTATGAACAAACACATCTCTTTCGAAGGTTATGCCATTTATAAAAAGGTAGCCAACAAACACTTTGACAAATTGGTAAAGGACATCCGCTCTAAATTCAAAGCAACATTAATTACCACTAGAG includes:
- a CDS encoding flavin reductase family protein, which produces MKNTCLDATDIKLLDKQVRVHLINSLGGFKSVALVGTKSESGNLNLAIFSSVFHLGANPPLVALIFRPSPPERDSLRNIIGTGFYTLNHINEAIYQKAHQTSARYDSMVSEFEAVGLTHEFKKDFQAPFVKESAIQLGMALREKVDITINNTTMIVGEIVQISVPEDCLFEDGFIDIEKANTITCSGLDSYHKTIRLDRLSYAKPDKEITSIFAIE
- a CDS encoding TIGR03643 family protein, which produces MVFAKQEKSGLSEIDTDRIIEMAWEDRTPFDAIKFQFNLSEADVKALMKKELKFSSYKLWRERVENCKTKHLAKRVDGIDRFKCNLQRAISNNKISKRR
- a CDS encoding SIMPL domain-containing protein, producing the protein MKSKIHEYQKNNFNLMSKKAILILALVVAGISNAQEQKAQVPQISVTGEGKIKIIPDQAVVTVGFQNSGKDAKEVKTLNDEVVDKVIKFLKKSGIPATDYKTNNVSLGKSYDYEKKKYNFQANQSLSITLKDLSKYDEVMMGLNDAGVNSIDGVEFKSSKMEDHEREARKKAMLNAKQKAADYVSVLGQKVGKALLITDNSSVYVPQPMYKGGMMAMATDAMPRETLAIGELEINTNVTVTFALE
- a CDS encoding rhomboid family intramembrane serine protease; its protein translation is MLNIFLLGIILANVLISIKGFNNQLFFRKFEFHVGSIRAGEQIRMLTSGFLHVDEMHLAFNMLTLYFFAPIVYGELGNFTFLLIYAGSLIFGSLLTMVFHGNEYNYRAVGASGAVTGIIYSAILLQPNMYIYGFIPGYIFGFIYLLGSIYGMKAKRDNIGHTAHFGGAIGGYAITLIEAPRLFQESTYEVVLLAIPIVILFILAKMGKL
- a CDS encoding lysophospholipid acyltransferase family protein, which gives rise to MQFIVFILLYPLLWLISILPFRLLYIVSDAVYVLVYYVIRYRRKIVRQNITLALPHLSKKEQLAVEKESYRHLCDMFLEMIKTMTISEKEMDKRFTFTNLELYQELEKEQKSIALMCAHYASYEWVVSMNKHISFEGYAIYKKVANKHFDKLVKDIRSKFKATLITTRETIPTVEKNYKTKHLGIYGFASDQSPQLSKTHHWGTFMGIETPIHTGAEMLAKRYDMNVIFLRTQKIKRGYYQATFELMFKNPKEVPNYEISDEFLRRVEKQIYEAPEYYLWTHKRWKHKKK